The Podospora pseudoanserina strain CBS 124.78 chromosome 7 map unlocalized CBS124.78p_7, whole genome shotgun sequence region atgaggggatggtgggggagattGGGGAGCATTTGAAaaaggtggaggatttgcagggggagttggagaagaaacTGGCGGAGTTGGAacgggaggaggcgaggaagattaCTAGTGAGGGGATTCATACTGGTTTTGACTCGACGCATATCAATAAATCGAGTGGGGGGTCGAAggcggagggcggggggggtAAAGAGAGTGGGAAGGTGGAGTTGTTGAATCCGAATTATACGCCTCCTGAGGCGTTGCCTGCGCCGagtgagaaggaggaagggggggacgatgacgacgaggaggttaCGGCTTCGCCGGCGGCGGTCAAGTTTGCGAATATCAAGTCGAGTGATTATAGAGAGTCACATGCTTGGTTGAGCAGTCATCCGGAGATTTTgacggagaaggagacggATGGGATTTTGGTCATGGCGTTTGATGCGCAGCTGGAGAACAGGTCTGATTACGCGCGGAACTGTGTTCATCAGGCGTTGCTTATTCAGTACTGTCGGGCGTTGGGCAGGGATGGGGTTGCGTTGTTCTTCAAGCGGATTACTACTCCCGGACACAAGGCTCAGGAGGTCTTTTACAAGGATGTGCAGGATACGTATATGAAGATCAAGAACAGGTCGAGGGAGATTAACCTGCAGAGGGCGAaggatgaggcggaggggaagggggagggggtggagcaGATTCAGCTTCATGCGGTTGATCCGGGGACTGTGATTAACATCAGGATCCCGCCGAAGGATAGCGAGGATTTGGATGTACAAGTTGGACGGGCGATTTTTGAGAGCTTCACGCTCGAGATGCAGAAGGCGCTGGAGACGgggagtttggaggaggttaataaggtgttggggaagatgagtgttgaggatgcggaggaggttgttgggaaGCTGAGTGAGGTGAGTTATTCCAGAGTATTTGATGTGGGTTGGGAATGGTTGCTAACGTGTGAATAGTCTGGTTGTTTgagtgttgaggaggaggtcattGATGCTACGACTGAGGAGGGCAAGCAGAAGATTaagaagctggagcaggaggttaaggagcaggagaaggaggggcaggagaaggaggggcaggagaaggaggggcaggaggcCAAGTATGCTGATGATCCGGAGTGAAGGGGGGCTTGTAAGATTGGGCATTGGTTAGGTCTGTGTAATACATGCAAATGATAAGTATGAATGAATTTTCTTGAAAATGGCTTGTACGCTTGGTTATGATGTCGTCGGCACCCTGATGATTGCTGCGTATGTCATGTGCCCGGCTACTACCGTAATGGCTGAGAAATTCTCGGACGTGACCATACTATGGACGAGGAAATAGAGAATGCTATTTTGAACAGGCCTTTTGATATGTTAGGTTGGCGTATAAATCTCGTCTAGGTGGTCTACAGAAGGCTTGTTAGATATGTTGGTGTGATTGGAATGCCTCTCTATTCCGATAATAGGTCTCTTCACGGTTTTCCAACCCCTTATCATCGCCTTCAGGGGTTTTTATTTATTCTAGCAGTCTGCCTCTTCTTGTCTAGGACACGCTGCCTTATAGCTCAATCTTGGACGAAAAATGTCTGTCCCTACAAAGTGTCGACAACCTTCACGTACCTACTCAACTTAGCTGGGCTTTCCTTAAACGTACGTACCTTCCAGTTGAGAAATCATATCCTTGTGGTATAAATACGACCAACAGCTTCGCTCTCGAAATTCCGACCCTTCCTTTTACAACAACACCTACACCCAGTGTCAAGGGCGCTCCTATTCCCAGGAGCCCAGTGGCCTTCCGGTCAAACTCTTCTACGTGGACCTTCTCATATCATTCTCCTAAACAGATTCCGTATTCCTCACATTCTTCCAACAAGATCACGAATCCCTTGTTTCCTGGCCAGGTCAATGCTGA contains the following coding sequences:
- the CDC37 gene encoding hsp90 co-chaperone Cdc37 (COG:D; BUSCO:EOG09262SMG; EggNog:ENOG503NVWJ) yields the protein MPVDYSKWDALELSDDSDIEVHPNVDKRSFIRAKQNQIHQQRQERKLHIEQYKYERIVNNGLISRISGLLSALQSHADEAKTKNPAEVAFRAVMESAAGLDPKDDMPPPRPEALQAAVGGEPLPSYTKMMATLLDQVNKALDERGVGQEGRYEGMVGEIGEHLKKVEDLQGELEKKLAELEREEARKITSEGIHTGFDSTHINKSSGGSKAEGGGGKESGKVELLNPNYTPPEALPAPSEKEEGGDDDDEEVTASPAAVKFANIKSSDYRESHAWLSSHPEILTEKETDGILVMAFDAQLENRSDYARNCVHQALLIQYCRALGRDGVALFFKRITTPGHKAQEVFYKDVQDTYMKIKNRSREINLQRAKDEAEGKGEGVEQIQLHAVDPGTVINIRIPPKDSEDLDVQVGRAIFESFTLEMQKALETGSLEEVNKVLGKMSVEDAEEVVGKLSESGCLSVEEEVIDATTEEGKQKIKKLEQEVKEQEKEGQEKEGQEKEGQEAKYADDPE